From Haloglomus litoreum, the proteins below share one genomic window:
- a CDS encoding Lrp/AsnC family transcriptional regulator, translated as MDDHELDRLDREILFRLQREARHTSSNDIASSLEVSASTVRNRTQQLEAADIIRGYHADVDYERAGYQLFTLIVCTAPIPDREELAAAAADVPGVVEVQEVMTGEANVLVQAIGLDGDDLTRIGEELDELGLQVSDEDLIRNTHRRPFANFEAGED; from the coding sequence ATGGACGACCACGAACTCGACCGGCTGGATCGGGAGATCCTCTTCCGGCTGCAGCGGGAGGCCCGTCACACCTCCTCGAACGACATCGCGTCCTCGCTGGAGGTCTCCGCGAGTACCGTTCGCAACCGGACCCAGCAGCTGGAAGCTGCCGACATCATCCGGGGGTACCACGCCGACGTCGACTACGAGCGGGCGGGCTATCAGCTGTTCACGCTCATCGTCTGCACGGCACCGATTCCGGACCGCGAGGAGCTGGCGGCGGCGGCGGCCGACGTCCCGGGGGTCGTGGAGGTGCAGGAGGTGATGACGGGCGAGGCGAACGTCCTGGTGCAGGCCATCGGCCTGGACGGGGACGACCTGACCCGCATCGGGGAGGAACTCGACGAACTGGGGCTGCAGGTCTCCGACGAGGACCTGATCCGGAACACGCACCGGCGCCCGTTCGCGAACTTCGAGGCGGGCGAGGACTGA
- a CDS encoding CNNM domain-containing protein, which yields MASSAALVGLRLIGGVVLLFANGFFVTTEFAMTRVRQFAREEFTGHPGLDRAWEMTERLEIYLSGCQVGITVSSVGLGVVAEPALTAAIDPLFRAVGFSAGGASHAAISVIVALALINILHVIIGEQAPTYLGVERSKFVAKHGARPLYYWTKLMSPVILFADWVAKKLLGAFGVTISRAWAEEEIEGEEGGDRPSDRADLRAAMGERMRALGVPADRREEVMNALYIDRVQVQDVMVDAEAITPLSVQEPLEVNVERIREHPHTRFPLVGEDVSDFRGIVYVPAVLRDLDDLEAGELTLSDLAADPMTVPADLSVADLIDRFQDEKQELALVVDPDGETTVLGLVTATDAFEAITGELEDPLDEETPPGLTADPTTRPAGDDASGA from the coding sequence ATGGCTTCGAGCGCTGCACTCGTCGGACTTCGTCTGATCGGGGGTGTCGTCCTCCTGTTCGCCAACGGCTTCTTCGTCACGACCGAGTTCGCGATGACACGGGTCCGCCAGTTCGCGCGCGAGGAGTTCACCGGCCACCCAGGGCTCGACCGGGCCTGGGAGATGACCGAGCGCCTGGAGATCTACCTGTCGGGCTGCCAGGTCGGGATCACCGTCTCCAGCGTCGGACTCGGCGTGGTCGCAGAGCCCGCGCTGACCGCGGCCATCGACCCGCTGTTCCGGGCCGTCGGGTTCTCCGCCGGCGGGGCGAGCCACGCCGCCATCTCGGTCATCGTGGCGCTGGCGCTGATCAACATCCTCCACGTCATCATCGGGGAGCAGGCCCCGACCTATCTGGGCGTCGAGCGCTCGAAGTTCGTCGCGAAGCACGGCGCCCGGCCGCTCTACTACTGGACGAAGCTCATGAGCCCGGTCATCCTCTTCGCGGACTGGGTCGCGAAGAAGCTGCTCGGCGCGTTCGGCGTCACCATCAGCCGAGCGTGGGCCGAGGAGGAGATCGAGGGCGAGGAGGGGGGCGACCGCCCCAGCGACCGTGCGGACCTGCGCGCCGCGATGGGCGAGCGGATGCGCGCGCTCGGGGTCCCGGCGGACCGGCGCGAGGAGGTGATGAACGCCCTCTACATCGACCGCGTCCAGGTCCAGGACGTGATGGTCGATGCCGAGGCCATCACGCCCCTCTCCGTACAGGAGCCGCTGGAGGTGAACGTCGAGCGCATCCGCGAGCATCCACACACCCGGTTCCCACTCGTCGGTGAGGACGTCTCCGACTTCCGCGGCATCGTCTACGTCCCGGCGGTTCTCCGGGACCTGGACGACCTGGAAGCGGGCGAGCTCACCCTGTCGGACCTCGCGGCCGACCCGATGACCGTCCCGGCCGATCTCAGCGTCGCGGACCTCATCGACCGGTTCCAGGACGAGAAGCAGGAACTCGCGCTGGTGGTCGACCCGGACGGGGAGACGACGGTCCTCGGGCTGGTCACCGCCACGGACGCCTTCGAGGCCATCACCGGCGAACTGGAGGACCCGCTCGACGAGGAGACCCCGCCGGGTCTCACGGCCGACCCCACGACCCGCCCGGCAGGTGACGACGCCAGCGGCGCCTGA